Below is a window of Leifsonia sp. NPDC080035 DNA.
AGGCCGGCCGGGCGAGAACGGCCGCGTGCAGCGCGCCGATCGTCTCGCCGTCGTCCAGGTCGAAGCCGAGCAGCTCCTCGATGAGCGCGATCCGCTGGTAGAACACCGACCGGGACAGGTGGCTCGCCGCCGTTCTCGCGCGGCATCGGCCCGGCCGGGCCCCACAATTTGCGGCAAATCGTGGGAACGACCCGGCCAGAGGCACGATGTGTGCCACATCG
It encodes the following:
- a CDS encoding helix-turn-helix domain-containing protein, which translates into the protein MAHIVPLAGSFPRFAANCGARPGRCRARTAASHLSRSVFYQRIALIEELLGFDLDDGETIGALHAAVLARPA